From a single Nostoc sp. MS1 genomic region:
- a CDS encoding CocE/NonD family hydrolase encodes MFQVLGKEIASMYTRDGVRLDADIYRPDAAGEFPVLLMRQPYGRAIASTVVYAHPTWYAAHGYIVVIQDVRGRGTSGGEFQLFTNEIADGEDTVNWAASLPGSNGLLGMYGFSYQGMTQLYAAIAKPPALKTICPAMIGYDLYTDWAYEGGAFCLQTNLAWAIQLATETARLRGDKQTYQALFAASRNLPLNNPEILQQLAPESFYHDWVAHPQPDAYWQELSPKTHFQNVDLPMLHIGGWFDTYLSGTLHLYKDMAARATTPQHLIVGPWAHLPWGRKVGEVDFGNQAASPIDEIQIRWFDYFLKGIDTGLFDNYPLYLFEMGSNMWQYISIINISNQKIYYLSTTGLASIREDAGTLTQNPQPTEHKDVLVHDPWRPVPSVGGHAAIASGVFERSHIDARADVLTYTSEPLTADLHLLGDVIVEISCTADQPSYDLCAVLSQVHPDGRVLNVTQGYLHCPDGTNNITKKIQLQTTCVCIPQGNALRLSLSAACYPAYAMNSGNGPVLHSDNLLNAQIITLTVTCGGEGSRILLPVR; translated from the coding sequence ATGTTTCAAGTTCTTGGTAAGGAAATTGCATCAATGTACACTCGTGATGGTGTGCGGTTGGATGCAGATATCTATCGCCCAGATGCAGCCGGGGAGTTTCCAGTATTATTGATGCGACAACCCTATGGTCGTGCGATCGCATCCACTGTTGTCTATGCTCATCCTACTTGGTATGCTGCCCACGGTTACATAGTGGTGATTCAAGATGTACGCGGACGCGGTACTTCAGGCGGGGAATTTCAGTTATTTACCAATGAAATTGCCGATGGCGAAGATACAGTCAACTGGGCTGCAAGTCTTCCAGGTAGCAATGGACTGCTGGGAATGTATGGATTTTCCTATCAAGGGATGACTCAGTTATATGCAGCTATTGCCAAACCACCAGCCCTCAAAACCATATGCCCAGCGATGATTGGTTATGATTTATATACAGACTGGGCTTATGAAGGTGGTGCATTTTGTTTACAAACTAACCTCGCTTGGGCAATTCAACTAGCCACAGAAACCGCAAGATTACGAGGAGACAAACAAACCTATCAAGCATTATTCGCCGCATCCCGTAACCTTCCCCTAAATAACCCCGAAATTCTCCAACAACTCGCCCCCGAATCTTTCTATCACGACTGGGTAGCCCATCCCCAACCGGACGCATACTGGCAAGAACTCTCACCCAAAACCCACTTCCAAAATGTTGACTTGCCCATGCTGCATATCGGCGGCTGGTTCGATACTTACCTAAGCGGTACGCTGCATTTATATAAGGATATGGCAGCCCGTGCCACCACACCCCAACATTTAATAGTCGGGCCTTGGGCGCATTTACCTTGGGGTCGCAAAGTCGGTGAAGTGGACTTTGGCAATCAAGCCGCCAGTCCTATAGATGAAATACAAATCAGATGGTTTGATTACTTTCTCAAGGGTATAGATACAGGCTTGTTTGATAATTACCCTTTATACTTATTTGAGATGGGAAGTAATATGTGGCAATATATTTCCATTATAAATATATCAAACCAGAAAATTTACTACTTGTCAACCACCGGACTAGCCAGTATTAGAGAAGATGCTGGAACTCTGACACAAAATCCTCAGCCCACAGAACACAAAGACGTTCTAGTACATGACCCTTGGCGACCAGTGCCATCGGTAGGCGGTCATGCAGCGATCGCATCTGGTGTATTTGAGCGATCGCATATCGATGCCCGTGCAGATGTCCTCACATACACAAGCGAACCCCTAACCGCAGACTTACATTTACTAGGTGATGTGATAGTAGAAATTTCCTGCACTGCTGATCAACCCAGTTATGATTTGTGTGCAGTCCTCTCACAAGTCCATCCAGACGGCAGAGTCCTTAACGTGACGCAAGGTTACTTACATTGTCCAGACGGAACCAATAACATCACCAAAAAGATTCAACTACAAACAACTTGTGTCTGCATTCCTCAAGGTAACGCCTTACGCCTAAGTTTAAGTGCAGCGTGTTACCCAGCCTACGCCATGAACTCTGGCAATGGCCCAGTTCTGCACAGTGATAATTTATTAAACGCCCAGATAATCACACTCACCGTAACCTGTGGCGGCGAGGGTTCCCGTATTCTGTTACCAGTGAGATGA
- a CDS encoding aspartyl protease, whose amino-acid sequence MILGKFGDEDELLFEIELITADGLEIPIDAVFDTGFSWWLAIDNQDLAALGWTYLEQQTMLTAQGEAEFDIYLGEMRIGGEDFDIPVHVGQGLSEILLGRQWLKNQKLLVDMPSKLLTLG is encoded by the coding sequence ATGATTTTAGGAAAGTTTGGTGATGAGGATGAATTACTTTTTGAGATAGAGTTAATAACTGCGGATGGATTAGAAATACCGATTGATGCAGTGTTTGATACAGGTTTTTCTTGGTGGTTGGCTATTGATAATCAAGATTTAGCAGCACTTGGTTGGACTTATCTAGAACAGCAAACAATGCTGACAGCCCAAGGTGAAGCAGAATTTGATATTTATTTGGGAGAGATGCGAATTGGTGGAGAGGATTTTGATATTCCGGTTCATGTAGGACAAGGACTATCTGAAATTTTACTCGGTCGTCAGTGGTTAAAGAATCAAAAATTATTAGTAGATATGCCCTCTAAGTTGTTAACGCTGGGATAA
- a CDS encoding phosphoketolase, translated as MTAITPKASSALPEFAEGIQYFGEALPDFETYGATPAIESGKVAIASPTDPKAVYQTLLAADALRYLTLQITGSKASGHPGGFASQAEAYAALVMLGYKNIITEVGHHAPGFYSAMFLDRSLEDMGILTVQQLRDRFREKHGLLGHLSGYIPGILAPAGPLGQGQHFAMAAAKLHPDKLFPFTLGDGGLGEPYIISAMAHFHTAYPQATNFLPVLVWNGYSQEHHSMVSLKTNEQMTAFWQGNGFDEVVLIDAKEFDDQNQPGDYVDSTAFSFQKRLEFTQAVLVAADKAARSALGGKLTVFIIKQLKGAGVHAKGAKSHNLYAKDTLDAPHIVTALQSRALYPKAWQTVRTNAERAGGGPAAKTVVTEFELPLPELGTLPLEEYAVGGEAKVSTTAMGRLVGVVGQKDPNFLVTNADGNEASGIGNINQALKIIHPTTDDLYNQAPNGQVYEPLSEDACAGLAAGLSLMGARTLWCSYESFAINGLPIWQTVTQAMAELRRQTPSTITLFTAGALEQGRNGWTHQRPEIEAYFASMMRNGNVFPVFPPDANSIQVCYDWALTTKNKGIVITASKSPLPIRTTFEQTRQGLEEGAIVLHETAGEKKVVFAVIGDMTLIPVFEAAKSLESQVVGVKIVSIINPRRLYRPGDVAWDTCSQPDGGFIDDAKFAQLFGGDALIGVTGGAASMLEPIMLRSNSQRDTFAWKRGETTASAGELMAFNGLTAEALAKRAIELVG; from the coding sequence ATGACTGCAATCACACCCAAAGCTTCTTCTGCGCTTCCCGAATTTGCGGAAGGTATTCAATATTTTGGTGAGGCGCTGCCAGACTTTGAAACTTATGGTGCTACACCTGCGATAGAATCGGGCAAAGTAGCGATCGCATCTCCTACAGACCCAAAAGCAGTATATCAAACTCTACTCGCTGCCGATGCCTTGCGCTATTTAACATTACAAATCACTGGAAGTAAGGCTTCTGGACATCCAGGCGGGTTTGCCAGCCAAGCAGAAGCTTATGCGGCGTTGGTCATGCTGGGGTATAAGAATATTATTACCGAAGTCGGACACCACGCCCCTGGATTTTATAGTGCCATGTTCCTGGATCGATCGCTAGAGGATATGGGCATTTTAACTGTACAACAATTGCGCGATCGCTTCCGCGAAAAGCACGGGTTATTAGGACACCTTTCCGGTTACATCCCCGGTATTCTCGCCCCGGCTGGCCCCTTGGGACAAGGACAACACTTTGCAATGGCGGCGGCAAAGTTACATCCAGATAAATTATTCCCCTTCACCTTGGGCGACGGTGGACTCGGTGAACCCTACATCATCAGTGCAATGGCACATTTCCACACCGCATATCCCCAAGCCACCAACTTCCTACCCGTCCTCGTTTGGAATGGTTACAGCCAAGAACATCACAGTATGGTTTCCCTAAAAACCAACGAACAGATGACCGCATTTTGGCAAGGTAACGGTTTTGATGAGGTTGTATTAATCGATGCCAAGGAGTTTGATGACCAAAACCAACCAGGGGATTATGTAGATAGTACCGCCTTCTCCTTCCAAAAACGCCTGGAATTTACCCAAGCCGTCCTCGTCGCTGCCGATAAAGCCGCCCGTTCTGCTTTGGGTGGTAAACTGACAGTATTTATTATCAAACAACTCAAAGGCGCAGGCGTTCACGCCAAAGGTGCAAAATCTCACAACCTCTATGCCAAAGACACCTTAGACGCACCCCACATTGTCACCGCCTTACAAAGCCGTGCGTTATACCCGAAAGCTTGGCAAACTGTGAGAACCAACGCTGAACGCGCAGGCGGCGGCCCCGCAGCCAAAACAGTGGTGACAGAATTTGAATTACCATTACCAGAATTAGGTACATTACCCTTAGAAGAATATGCAGTCGGTGGGGAAGCCAAAGTTTCCACCACCGCAATGGGACGACTGGTGGGTGTAGTCGGACAAAAAGATCCAAACTTCCTCGTCACCAACGCCGACGGTAACGAAGCTTCCGGTATTGGGAACATCAACCAAGCCTTAAAAATCATCCACCCCACCACCGACGACTTATATAACCAAGCACCAAACGGACAAGTTTACGAACCCTTGAGTGAAGATGCTTGTGCAGGTTTAGCGGCTGGCTTATCCTTGATGGGTGCAAGAACCCTGTGGTGTTCCTATGAGTCCTTTGCTATCAACGGCTTACCAATATGGCAAACCGTCACCCAAGCAATGGCAGAATTACGCCGCCAGACACCCTCAACAATTACCCTCTTCACCGCCGGTGCATTAGAACAAGGGCGCAACGGTTGGACACACCAACGTCCAGAAATTGAAGCCTACTTTGCATCGATGATGCGGAACGGCAATGTATTTCCTGTATTCCCCCCCGATGCTAACAGTATTCAAGTCTGTTATGACTGGGCGTTAACTACAAAAAATAAGGGAATTGTCATCACTGCAAGTAAATCACCTTTACCAATTCGTACCACCTTTGAACAAACCCGCCAAGGTTTAGAAGAGGGTGCAATAGTATTACATGAAACTGCGGGTGAGAAGAAAGTTGTGTTTGCCGTAATTGGCGATATGACATTAATTCCTGTGTTTGAAGCAGCGAAATCTTTAGAAAGTCAAGTTGTAGGAGTGAAGATAGTTTCTATCATCAACCCCCGCCGTTTATATCGTCCCGGTGATGTGGCTTGGGATACTTGTTCACAACCCGATGGCGGTTTCATTGATGATGCTAAATTCGCCCAATTATTTGGCGGTGATGCGTTAATTGGTGTGACTGGTGGTGCTGCATCGATGTTAGAACCCATCATGTTGCGGAGTAACAGCCAGCGCGACACCTTCGCCTGGAAGCGTGGGGAAACTACAGCCAGTGCTGGCGAGTTGATGGCTTTCAATGGTTTGACTGCTGAGGCTTTGGCGAAGCGGGCTATTGAGTTAGTGGGTTAA
- a CDS encoding dynamin family protein: protein MSSQQFQSAHSSIYNLGTQLLKYLQEIRQDRLSEGDDTKGLEAVEADINTALTALKKQKYQVAVIAAMKAGKSTFLNSIIGVDVLASETAACTICRTDVLHIPADQVPRLLEYRAGERKPVVIAEGNEGEIQQKFLVRTRKIRETGNPDNTIRFEIEHPIEAISGLSSLAGFTLVDTPGPNEWESAQFNTVALKQTALEALRNCNAILFILNYASYKDNAVSDLFKDVIENRKEILESEKGKIYFILNKVDQKTEKDREIQEVIQDLKRELSNFGFPNPIIYPASSRQGLLAKLIQQGKATESQIKDFKKFFSARYATEDEEGNQIIPAPRKIAPQALIDSGIPTIQETVIETITKNAGWNLLSDSLAKIDKAAKSIEDTLNTKISGWEMDILSLKQKIQEYRKRSDNAKKKVKDVKNSVDEQKQILVNGFSQGIDLFASGTKKQIQYQIDLIAESQSVKFSTIKKVKANPSLLATSDKNIDWGDAIADFGGSILGLFSKSLENIFRVGVKGGASLIKSLTESAPEVFNPSNSSYVETLKLSDPYVIKAKNKKDAQNINKTINEFCSPLIQSFWLDTQDRLVRDGTNIRKQLALKIQNDVQEISNELSDYLDEALQVELNVNPIQFPSFEFKGIDANIRKQQEIFKRTEQKLVTEKNCCSSKSYYVPHEYEDKQDFYEINLYQTAQVINSKIDEQVARNKELLQRVIEKQIAEDFRSAEKQISDYINKFQEDFDSLLKERETKEAESETIISTLNLQKKKLNEYLQELRSIRQSLNTWKP from the coding sequence ATGTCATCACAACAATTCCAATCCGCACACAGCAGTATTTATAATCTAGGTACACAACTTTTAAAGTACCTTCAGGAAATTCGCCAAGATCGACTTAGTGAAGGTGACGACACCAAAGGTTTGGAAGCTGTTGAGGCTGACATCAACACAGCATTAACCGCATTGAAAAAACAAAAATATCAGGTTGCAGTTATTGCAGCCATGAAAGCGGGAAAGAGTACCTTTCTTAATTCGATCATTGGTGTAGATGTTTTAGCTAGTGAAACCGCAGCTTGTACCATCTGCCGTACAGATGTACTTCATATTCCGGCTGATCAAGTTCCCAGATTGTTAGAATATCGAGCAGGAGAAAGAAAACCTGTTGTTATTGCCGAAGGGAATGAAGGAGAAATTCAGCAGAAATTTTTAGTTAGGACTCGTAAAATTAGAGAAACAGGCAACCCTGATAATACTATACGGTTTGAAATAGAACATCCAATTGAAGCAATTAGTGGACTGTCTTCGCTTGCGGGTTTTACCCTTGTTGACACACCTGGGCCAAATGAATGGGAATCAGCACAATTTAACACAGTAGCATTGAAGCAAACTGCCTTAGAAGCATTAAGAAATTGCAATGCAATTTTGTTTATTTTAAATTACGCTTCTTACAAAGATAATGCTGTTTCTGATTTATTTAAGGATGTAATTGAGAATCGGAAGGAGATTTTAGAATCTGAAAAAGGCAAGATTTACTTTATTCTCAACAAAGTTGATCAAAAAACTGAAAAAGATAGGGAAATTCAAGAGGTAATTCAAGACTTAAAACGTGAACTGTCTAATTTTGGTTTTCCTAATCCCATTATTTATCCTGCTAGTTCTAGACAAGGACTACTAGCTAAGTTAATTCAACAAGGTAAAGCAACTGAAAGTCAAATCAAAGATTTCAAAAAATTCTTTAGTGCTAGATATGCAACTGAAGATGAAGAAGGAAATCAAATTATACCAGCACCTCGTAAAATAGCCCCACAAGCTTTAATAGATAGTGGCATTCCTACTATTCAAGAAACAGTAATTGAAACCATTACTAAGAATGCAGGTTGGAATCTTTTGAGTGATTCCTTAGCAAAAATAGATAAAGCCGCTAAATCAATTGAAGATACTCTCAACACAAAAATTAGTGGCTGGGAAATGGATATTTTATCTTTAAAGCAAAAAATACAAGAATATAGAAAACGGTCTGATAATGCCAAAAAAAAAGTAAAAGACGTAAAAAATTCCGTAGATGAACAAAAACAAATACTTGTAAATGGTTTTAGCCAAGGAATTGATTTGTTTGCTTCAGGTACTAAAAAACAAATTCAATATCAGATTGACCTTATAGCGGAATCTCAGTCAGTAAAGTTTTCTACTATAAAAAAAGTAAAAGCTAATCCTTCACTATTAGCAACATCAGATAAAAATATTGATTGGGGAGATGCCATAGCTGATTTTGGTGGTAGTATTTTAGGCTTGTTTAGCAAAAGCTTAGAAAATATATTTAGGGTAGGTGTTAAAGGAGGCGCATCTTTAATTAAATCTCTTACAGAATCTGCACCTGAAGTATTTAATCCTTCTAATTCTTCTTATGTGGAAACTCTAAAACTTTCTGATCCGTATGTGATAAAAGCTAAGAATAAAAAAGATGCTCAGAATATTAACAAAACAATTAATGAATTTTGTAGTCCTCTAATTCAAAGTTTTTGGTTAGATACCCAAGACAGATTAGTTAGAGATGGTACTAATATTCGGAAACAATTAGCTTTGAAAATTCAAAACGATGTTCAAGAAATATCCAATGAGCTATCTGATTATTTGGATGAAGCATTACAAGTTGAATTAAATGTTAATCCAATTCAGTTTCCTAGTTTTGAATTTAAAGGCATTGATGCCAATATTAGAAAACAGCAAGAAATTTTTAAAAGGACAGAGCAGAAATTAGTAACAGAAAAGAATTGTTGCTCTAGTAAATCCTATTATGTCCCTCATGAATATGAAGATAAGCAAGATTTTTATGAAATAAATTTATACCAAACTGCACAGGTAATTAACTCAAAAATAGATGAACAGGTTGCTAGAAATAAAGAGTTGCTCCAAAGAGTTATCGAAAAACAAATTGCAGAAGACTTTAGAAGCGCAGAGAAACAGATCAGTGATTATATCAACAAATTTCAAGAAGATTTTGATAGTCTACTAAAAGAACGGGAAACGAAAGAAGCAGAATCAGAAACAATAATTAGTACCTTGAATTTACAAAAAAAGAAATTGAATGAATATTTACAGGAATTAAGATCAATTCGTCAATCTCTCAACACTTGGAAACCATAG
- a CDS encoding PIN domain-containing protein → MTGKIFLDSNLWIYLYAKNAPEKSQKVAEIIKNNHSLLLVSTQVLGELFHVLTRKKFTSTTETIAIISDIVNTFPIQAINTTEVIQALEIHARYNYSYWDSLIIATALLSECSIIYSEDMQHNQLIENKVRIINPFV, encoded by the coding sequence ATGACAGGTAAGATTTTTCTCGATAGTAATCTCTGGATTTATCTCTATGCTAAAAATGCGCCTGAAAAATCCCAAAAAGTTGCAGAAATAATCAAAAATAATCATTCACTACTGCTAGTTAGTACCCAGGTGTTAGGTGAGTTATTTCATGTTTTGACCAGGAAAAAATTTACATCTACAACAGAGACGATCGCAATTATATCAGATATAGTTAATACCTTTCCGATTCAGGCAATTAACACAACAGAAGTTATACAAGCATTAGAGATTCATGCTAGATATAACTACTCTTATTGGGATAGTTTAATTATAGCTACAGCGTTATTAAGTGAATGTTCCATCATTTACTCAGAAGATATGCAGCATAATCAGCTAATAGAGAATAAGGTAAGAATCATAAATCCATTTGTTTGA
- a CDS encoding HD domain-containing protein yields the protein MQQWSQENYIKAYKFAAQAHQGQKIPGSEIPYIMHLSFVSMEVIAALSAEQVQDGDLAIQCAILHDTIEDTDTSFENIKTEFGELVANGVLALTKNSSLEKHLQMADSLRRIKEQPREIWMVKLADRISNLQAPPHYWTQEKIIRYREEGREIYQALQDASSYLGSRLASKIEDYKVFVK from the coding sequence ATGCAGCAATGGTCGCAAGAAAATTACATCAAAGCTTATAAATTCGCTGCACAAGCACACCAAGGTCAAAAAATACCAGGGTCAGAAATACCTTATATTATGCACTTGAGTTTTGTCAGCATGGAAGTAATAGCAGCACTTAGCGCTGAACAAGTACAAGATGGAGATTTAGCAATTCAATGTGCAATTTTACATGACACTATTGAAGATACTGATACAAGTTTTGAAAATATAAAAACTGAGTTTGGTGAATTGGTTGCTAATGGTGTACTAGCTTTGACGAAAAATAGTTCTTTAGAGAAACATCTGCAAATGGCTGATAGCTTGCGTAGGATAAAGGAACAACCGAGAGAAATATGGATGGTAAAGTTAGCGGATAGAATTAGCAATTTACAAGCACCTCCACATTACTGGACTCAGGAAAAAATTATCCGCTATCGAGAGGAAGGTAGGGAAATTTATCAAGCTTTGCAGGATGCAAGTTCTTATTTAGGATCACGCTTGGCTAGTAAAATAGAAGATTACAAGGTGTTTGTTAAATAG